TAGTCAACAGTCGACAGTCAACGGTCGACAAATTTTAAGGAAGCATTTTTTCTATGGACTGTTGACCGTGGACTCGTCCTCACATTAACTTTTCCTTCAAATAATTCACAATATCTTCTGTCGAAGTATCTGGGCCCCAGAGTTTATTCACCCCCTTTTTTTCAAGAAGTTGAATATCCTCAGGGCAAATAATTCCTCCTCCGATCAAGAGAACATCCTCAAGCTTCATCTTGCGACGCAATTTCAAAAGCTCTGAAAAAAGCGTCATGTGAGCCCCCGAAAGAAGGCTAATGCCAATCACATCCACTCCCTCCTGCAATGCAGCTTCCATAATGGCCTCGGGGGTCTGTTTAATCCCTGTATAAATCACATCCATACCTGCATCCCTCAAAGCCCGGGCAATGACCTTAATCCCTCGATCATGCCCATCTAATCCGACCTTAGCCAAAAGAACCTTGATAGAACTTATATTTTTTCCAGACATTGCCTCATCCTCTCCTGATTGAGCAAAGCGGCCGATCGATTACGCTCTAAAATCGGCCATGTTTTTCTCCGATCTTTTAAAAACTCAATTCCTTCACTATAAATTTCAACAGCCCTTTTATAATCTGTGTTTTTAAAGTATTGATTCCCCCACTCCACATAAAGCGCGGCAATGATCCTTTCCAAATCAGGAAAGTGAGGATCCAGTTCATACGCCTTTAAATAAAAGGGTAACGCCTCTTCCATACGATTTTGACGAATCCAATCCATCCCCCGATTATAATAAATAACAGCGATTAACCTTGAGCCCTCTACAGGTCTTTTCCCTTTCCAAGTTTGCACCTTAGAATCATAAACAAATTCATTGACTGTTGAATCCTTCACCCAAAAACCTAATGGAATCGTCGTTTGAACCTCAAAAAATTTCCGAGGCCTTCCCGGATCCAAAACTGCAGCATCCAAGTGGGTAGGAATTTCTAACCCGACGGTTTTGATATGAAATCGTTCGCACAAAATATTAAAAAGTAAAGTTGCCGATACACAGTTAAAAAGCCCCTGATCCAATGTCTTTTGAATTTCAGTGGCGCTAGCGTCATATTTCTTAAAAACGGTTTGATGGAGAAACACCAAAATAAATTCTGCCCGATCGAGCAAAGGTAATTTTTTAAAAGGAAGAGAAAGTGCAATTCTATTGTAGAGAGCATCAATCTTCTGGTGATAAAGAGGTAACTCTCTTTGACTCACCCCTGAAGCAATGAGGGCCGCTTGCTCCAAACTCAGGCGGCCAAGTTTCTGGTAACGTACATCTTCAAAGAGGGTATTTTCCAAAGAGCCTTTTGAAAATGTTAAATCTAAAGCCTCTCCCCAAAGAGGAGGGACAAGGGAAAGAAGGAGCGCTAAGCTCACCCAAAACTTAGGCATGGTTTTTATCTTTTTATCACGTCCTGATTTAATTAGAATGAATCCCATCTTGATTGTCAATGAATTATAAAAATATCAAAAATCAAAGATCAAAAATCAAAATTGTGGTAGAAATTAATGAAAAAATTATGGGATCCCTGACCGAGCATGTTCTACTTGACTA
This is a stretch of genomic DNA from Chlamydiota bacterium. It encodes these proteins:
- a CDS encoding cobalamin B12-binding domain-containing protein; this translates as MSGKNISSIKVLLAKVGLDGHDRGIKVIARALRDAGMDVIYTGIKQTPEAIMEAALQEGVDVIGISLLSGAHMTLFSELLKLRRKMKLEDVLLIGGGIICPEDIQLLEKKGVNKLWGPDTSTEDIVNYLKEKLM
- a CDS encoding tetratricopeptide repeat protein is translated as MPKFWVSLALLLSLVPPLWGEALDLTFSKGSLENTLFEDVRYQKLGRLSLEQAALIASGVSQRELPLYHQKIDALYNRIALSLPFKKLPLLDRAEFILVFLHQTVFKKYDASATEIQKTLDQGLFNCVSATLLFNILCERFHIKTVGLEIPTHLDAAVLDPGRPRKFFEVQTTIPLGFWVKDSTVNEFVYDSKVQTWKGKRPVEGSRLIAVIYYNRGMDWIRQNRMEEALPFYLKAYELDPHFPDLERIIAALYVEWGNQYFKNTDYKRAVEIYSEGIEFLKDRRKTWPILERNRSAALLNQERMRQCLEKI